The following are from one region of the Cyanobium gracile PCC 6307 genome:
- a CDS encoding sensor domain-containing protein, whose amino-acid sequence MIGLFVVDLLLSRRLGISLYPYYWIPVVLAALFATPRQVGWFTSLAIILTIVWSLLSPQASTMKLLLQLAGLIGMAWVSMHLARELQAKERSNRELKDHYQLLAENAPDVVLSSDRQGRISWVSPSVLQLLGHDARDLRERSIAELVLEPDHARLDRAIGQVLQGQNSGCDLRFRAADGDGRWISMALRPVHGPDGEVTGMVGSWRDIQGEVDARLAEERIKTALAASEERLRLTMENTSTGIALLDAEGHVLSINPAGGGLLDRNPTDLEGLTWPSLSPPQDRDSEAPLMAELLEGRRRCYRLRKRILQGERPALWVDCSVSCCRRPDSSLAFVIAQFNDVTEMVQAEAALATSEKRYRLLAENSSDVVLLIKEGQVSWISPSLTSMLGWLPEDWIGHPLSRFIPADEHPLLERDLRTLAAGSTVVRRLQALSQDRSHHWVELHASPHRDSQGQLDGIVGSFRTVDQEVAAERELARRASTDELTGLVNRHEALERITTIASRVLRKGDATAVLFCDLDNFKEINDTFGHGPGDELLRTVASRIRTGLRSGDMAARIGGDEMVVVLQGVRGLSDAVTIAEKLRRAVAEPIVTSAGSLSITLSIGVTMVRPGENPDAIISRADHAMYRAKQTGRNQVLPFSEHTDSVEGRNVTWQPAL is encoded by the coding sequence TTGATCGGCCTCTTTGTAGTGGATCTGCTCCTGTCGAGACGCCTGGGAATCTCGCTGTATCCGTACTACTGGATCCCCGTCGTTCTCGCGGCCCTGTTCGCCACACCCCGCCAGGTGGGCTGGTTCACGAGCCTGGCGATCATCCTGACCATCGTCTGGTCCCTCCTCTCTCCCCAGGCCTCCACCATGAAGCTGCTGCTGCAGCTCGCCGGCCTGATCGGGATGGCCTGGGTGTCGATGCACCTGGCCCGGGAACTGCAGGCGAAGGAACGCAGCAACCGGGAGCTGAAGGATCACTACCAACTGCTGGCCGAGAACGCCCCCGACGTGGTTCTCAGCAGTGATCGGCAGGGACGGATCTCCTGGGTGTCCCCCTCCGTGCTGCAGCTGCTGGGCCACGACGCCCGCGACCTCAGGGAGCGGAGCATCGCCGAGCTGGTGCTGGAGCCGGACCACGCCCGCCTGGATCGGGCCATCGGCCAGGTTCTCCAGGGGCAGAACAGCGGCTGCGATCTGCGCTTCCGTGCCGCCGACGGCGACGGCCGCTGGATCTCCATGGCCCTGCGGCCGGTGCATGGGCCCGATGGCGAGGTGACCGGCATGGTGGGCAGCTGGCGTGACATCCAGGGCGAAGTGGACGCCCGTCTGGCTGAGGAGCGCATCAAGACGGCCCTGGCTGCCTCGGAGGAACGGCTGCGGCTCACGATGGAGAACACCTCCACCGGCATCGCCCTGCTCGACGCCGAGGGCCATGTGCTTTCCATCAACCCCGCCGGCGGGGGGCTGCTCGATCGCAACCCGACCGACCTGGAGGGACTCACCTGGCCGTCATTGTCACCGCCGCAGGACCGGGACAGTGAAGCCCCGCTGATGGCGGAACTGCTGGAGGGCCGGCGCCGCTGCTACCGGCTGCGCAAGCGCATCCTTCAGGGAGAGCGCCCCGCCCTGTGGGTGGACTGCAGCGTGTCCTGCTGCCGCCGACCCGACAGCAGCCTGGCCTTCGTGATCGCCCAGTTCAACGACGTGACCGAAATGGTTCAGGCGGAAGCCGCCCTGGCCACCTCGGAGAAGCGCTACCGACTGCTGGCGGAGAACTCCAGCGACGTGGTGCTGCTGATCAAGGAGGGGCAGGTCAGCTGGATCTCCCCTTCGCTCACCTCCATGCTGGGCTGGCTGCCGGAGGACTGGATCGGCCATCCGCTCAGCCGCTTCATCCCCGCCGACGAGCATCCGTTGCTGGAGCGGGACCTCAGGACCCTGGCCGCCGGCAGCACGGTGGTGCGCCGGCTGCAGGCCCTGTCCCAGGACCGCAGCCATCACTGGGTGGAGCTGCATGCCAGTCCCCATCGGGATTCCCAGGGCCAGCTTGACGGCATCGTCGGCTCCTTCCGCACGGTGGACCAGGAGGTGGCTGCCGAGCGGGAACTGGCCCGCCGGGCCTCCACCGATGAACTGACCGGCCTGGTGAACCGCCATGAGGCCCTGGAGCGCATCACCACCATCGCCAGCCGGGTGCTGCGCAAAGGGGACGCCACCGCCGTGCTGTTCTGCGATCTCGACAACTTCAAGGAAATCAACGACACCTTCGGCCATGGGCCCGGCGACGAACTGCTCCGGACGGTGGCCTCCCGGATCCGCACAGGCCTGCGCAGCGGCGACATGGCCGCCCGCATCGGCGGGGACGAGATGGTGGTGGTGCTGCAGGGGGTGCGGGGGCTGAGCGATGCGGTGACCATCGCCGAAAAGCTCCGCCGGGCCGTGGCCGAGCCGATCGTCACCAGTGCCGGCAGCCTCTCGATCACCCTCAGCATCGGGGTGACCATGGTGCGGCCCGGCGAAAACCCCGACGCGATCATCTCCAGGGCCGACCACGCCATGTACAGGGCCAAGCAGACCGGCCGCAACCAGGTGCTGCCCTTCAGCGAGCACACGGACAGCGTCGAAGGCCGTAACGTCACCTGGCAGCCCGCCCTCTGA
- a CDS encoding NAD(P)H-dependent oxidoreductase subunit E, translated as MTRSAANATADTSPTAVETGDARIAQAVRRHGARADALIEVLHQVQEIHGYLSPESLREVAVAMRLPLSRVHGVASFYHLFRLEPPTAHRCAICLGTACYVKGGGQVAARIEQRLGVRLDDPVGDGVWALQHVSCLGACGQAPVLVVDGELVTRLPVDEPEQLEARLDAAGLPQRITT; from the coding sequence ATGACCCGCTCCGCCGCCAACGCCACCGCAGACACCTCGCCCACCGCCGTCGAAACTGGCGATGCGCGCATCGCCCAGGCGGTCCGTCGCCACGGGGCCCGTGCCGATGCCCTGATCGAGGTGCTGCACCAGGTGCAGGAGATCCACGGCTACCTCTCGCCGGAGTCCCTGCGGGAGGTGGCCGTCGCCATGCGGCTGCCCCTGAGCCGCGTCCATGGCGTGGCGAGCTTCTACCACCTCTTCCGGCTGGAGCCCCCCACGGCCCACCGGTGCGCCATCTGCCTGGGCACCGCCTGCTACGTCAAAGGAGGGGGACAGGTGGCGGCCCGCATCGAGCAGCGGCTCGGGGTGCGCCTCGATGACCCGGTGGGGGACGGCGTCTGGGCCCTGCAGCACGTCAGCTGCCTGGGGGCCTGCGGCCAGGCGCCGGTGCTGGTGGTGGACGGGGAGCTGGTGACCCGGCTGCCGGTGGATGAGCCCGAGCAGCTGGAGGCCCGGCTGGATGCCGCCGGCCTGCCTCAGCGCATCACCACCTGA